A segment of the Deltaproteobacteria bacterium genome:
GGTGGGGCGGACGCGGCGAGCCGGGGTCGCCGATTGGGGAGTGCGCTTGGGCTGCCGGATCCCGTGGCGGGGGTCAGTCGGAGGGCGGCTCGGTGAAGTCGTCGGCCGGGCCTGCGAGCTCGAGGTCGGGGTCGCACAAGAGCTCGGCCTGGCGGGCTGGGACGGCTGGGGGCGCGCGACTCGCGAGTCCGAGCGAGCCGAGGATGGCGGCGGCGATCTCGGGCTGCTCGATCGCGGCGATCACGCGCATGCGACCGCGGCAGGAAGGGCACTCGAGGACGTCGCGCACGAATACGCGCTGCATGAGCGCGGACCACGAGAGCCGGCGCGCGCGCGGAGGAGCCGGTACGCGCGGGTTGGGAGCGGAGACAAACCCGTTCGAATCGCGATCCCCGCAGGCGTGCGAGGAGTTTCCCGATCGGCTCGATGGGCGAGCTGAACTGCGCGAGGTCGTGTCGATCGGGTTGCCTGCGCGATCGTTTCCCGGGGCGAGCTGGCCGCGCGACGAGTCAGTCTTGGAGTGCTCCGCAAGTCGTCGGTCACAGCAGATCCCGGCGCGGCCGGCCGCAGCGGGTGCGAGCACGCCGTGGTATCGGACCTGATGCGCGCGCGGTGGTGGGATCAGCGCGACCAGCCGCTCGAGAAGCTCGCCGGGCTCGAAGACGACGTGCGTCGTGCCGTCGCGCCAGCGGCGCTTGAGCTGGTAGCGGAGACGGCCATCGGGTTGCGCCGCGAGCCGCGCGGTAGAGACCGGCGGCCGCGCGACGTAGCGGCACAGCCGCTCCAAGCGCTTGCGGTCCCGCGCGGGGACGGCCACGTTTGCATGCAGGCTGACGCCGTTGACCATCGCGCAGCGTTTGCTTCGCGGCGGTTCGAGGTCGTCCGCAGCAATGCGGTCGCCGACGCGCGCTACGCGCCGGCCGGCCCGTGGGCCCGTCGCAGTTCGGTGTCGGATCGAGGCGGCGTAGAGCTCACCGAGCGTGCTGCCATCGCGCGCCAGCGGGTCTGTCTCGTCGGGGTTCCCGGCGAGAAGCCCGCGGAGTTCGAGCAGACGGATCAGGCGAAGTGCGATCGAAGCAGCGACCCGCTCGACTTCTGCATCCGTCGGTGGTGCCAGAGTGCGGAACTGTGCAGAGCCATCGGCTTCGCGCAGGTAGACGCCGTCGAGGACAAGGGAGTGGAAGTGGACGTTCAGGTTGAGCGCGTCGCCAAAGCGCTGCACGAAGGTGACGGCGCCGCAGCGGGCGATGCGGGCCTGCACGCCGAAGCGAGCGCGTGCGCGGCGCCGGAGTGAGATGAAGACGCTGCGGATGAAGACGTCGAGCGCCGCGCTGCAGAGCTCGGCGTCGAAGGCGAGCCGGTAGCGGAGCGAGTGGGGAAGTGAGAGCACCCACTGGCGCACCGGTGCCTGGGGCAGGACGCGGTCGACCAGGTGCGCGGCGGTGTCGGCCATGCGCCGGCCGACGCAGGCCGGGCAGAAGCCGCGTCCCTTGCACGAGAACGCGACCAGCCGGTCCAGGCCGCAGTCGGCGCAACGCGCGCGCACGAAGCCGTGACGGAGCAGACCGCACTGCAGGTACGCGCGCAGCTCGCGCTCGACAAAGCGCGGCACAATGCGCTCGCGGTCGTGTGCCCGAGCGAGGTAAGTCTCGAGCTCGTCTCGAACGGCCGCGTAGAGTGGCGTCACCTCGGGCGTGCGCCGTGTGTATTGCGCCGGCTGCTTGCGGCGTGCGGCGCGTGACGCAACCAAGACCACTGCGGTTGCGACTGCCAGAACGGTGCCGCGGGGCCGGGGCGGATGTGTGCGCGCCGAGCGAGTCAGTGAACGGATTCGCTCGCGGGCGTGAACGACAGGCCGCCCGTCGCCTCGGAGACGCGCAGCTCGCCGAGACGGCGTAGCCGCTCTCAGGCTGCGAAAGGGGTCACGAGCCTCGGCGCCCCGGCGAGAGGTGCAGCGTTTCCGACGTAGCGGGCCCGCGCTACGCAACCACACCCCCGAGGGACTGTGGGGGGACTTCGGTCCGTTTGGCCCTGATCGAGTGCGTCACTGCTCCGTGTAACCCTGCGAAGTCTCGTCATCTCGCCTACTTGCGCGGCTCACGACTCGTCTCGAGGGCCTGGTCTTAGCAATGGGGTGCTGGTTCGAGTCCAGTCCTGGGCACCGTCGGTAACCGCCGCCGTCCGCCGCTCGTAGAAGTGGCCAGAAACGGAGACGGAGTGCCCGATGGAGAGCGCGAGGATCGCCGCTGAGCTGGAACGCCGCCTGGGGTGGCTGCCGCCGACCGCGGCGCGGGCGACCGTCGGCTGGGTCTTTCTCGAGAGCGGCTGGGGAAAGCTGCACGACCTGGACGGGGTGGTGAAGTTCTTCGCGGGGCTGGGCATCCCGGCCCCGCAGCTGCAGGCGCCGTTCGTCGCCGGAACCGAGCTCGTCGGCGGCGCCCTGCTCTTGCTGGGACTGGCGACGCGCCTCGCATCGCCGCTGCTCATGGGCGTGATGGCGGTCGCGCTTCTCACCGCGCTTCGCGAGCAGATCCACTCGCTCTCGGATCTCTTCGCGCTCTCGGAGTTCACCTACCTCGTGCTCCTTTCGGGGCTCGCGGTGTTCGGCGCCGGGCCGCTCTCGCTCGACGGCTGGCTGTACCAGAGGCTCGCGGCCCGGGATGTTCCCGGCGCCGCAATTCCATGCGCCCCTGTCGGGGCACGGATTCGGAGGAACGATCGATGATTCGCAGCAAGAATGCGGCGCTCGCCGCGGCCGTCGCGGGGCTCTTCGCGCTCGGCGCCGGCCACGCCTTCGCGGCCGAGGGCGGCGCGACCGGCGAGAAGATCAAGTGCGAGGGCGTGAACAGCTGCAAGGGCCACGGCTCCTGCAAGTCGGCGAAGAACGCCTGCGCGGGGAAGAACGGCTGCGCGGGAGAGGGCTTCACGATGCTCTCGCCCGAGGAGTGCGACGCGGCCAAGGCGAAGCTCGAGGAGAAGAAGGGCTGACGGAAGGCGCCGAGCCCCGCGATGATTCCAGCCACTCTTAAGAGTGCGAGCGGGGCGGAGTATCTCGGCGTAGGCGTCGGGCTTCGGCCGACACACTACGCCGAGATACTCGCCGACCCGAGCGCGAAGACGCTCGGAATCGACTTCTTCGAGGCGATCTCCGAGAACTACATGGTGCCCGGCGGGCGCCCGCCGCGCGTGCTCGAGAGCGTGCGCGCGAGCTTTCCGCTCGCGCTGCACGGGGTCTCGCTGAACATCGGCTCGTGCGACCCGCTCGACGTCGACTACCTCGGGCGGCTCGACGCCCTGGCGCGGCGCTTCGAGCCGGCGTGGCTGAGCGACCACCTGAGCTGGACGGGGGTGAACGGCCAGAACCTGCACGATCTCCTGCCCCTGCCGCTCACGGAATCGGCGGTGCGCCACGTGGTCGAACGCGTGTCGCGGGTGCAGGACCGGCTCGGCCGGCGCATCGCGCTCGAGAACATCTCCAGCTACGTGGCCTTTTCGGAGGACGAGATGCCGGAGTGGGAGTTCCTGGCGCAGATCGCGTCGCGCGCCGACTGCGGAATCCTGCTCGACGTGAACAACGTCTTCGTCTCGGCCCACAACCACGGGCTCGACGCCGAGAAGTATCTCGACTCGATTCCGGGTGAGCGCGTGTTCCAGATCCACCTGGCCGGGCCGAGCGAGGCGGGTCCGCTCCTGATCGACACCCACGATCATCCGGTGCGCGAGGAGGTGTGGGCGCTGTACGAACGCGTGATCCGCAGGATCGGCCCGATCTCGACGCTGATCGAGTGGGACGACCGGATCCCGGAGCTCGAACGCGTCGCGGCCGAGGCCGCGCGCGCGAGAGAGGTCCTCACGCGCGCGGTCGCAGCGCGTCGGGGCGTGGCGTGACCCGGACGCTCGATCTCCCCCGCGTCCAGCTCGACTTCGCGCGCGCGATCGCGGCGTCGGGCGCGGGCTCCGCGCGCGACGTCGTCGCCGGGCTCCGATCCGACCTCGGCATTCCCGCCGCGCAGCGCCTGCACGTCTACGCGAACGCATACTTCGCGCGCATCCACGAAGTGCTTCGCGAGGACTACGCCGCGCTCCACGCGGCGATCGGCGCGGACGCGTTTCACGATCTGGCGAAGCTCTATCTCATCGCGCACCCGTCGCGGAGCTTCACGCTTCGCTTCGCGGGCGCGCGCCTTCCCGACTTCCTGCGCGGTCCGGTAGCCGAGCCGTTCTCGCGGCGCTGGCCCTTTTCCGCCGACCTGGCCGCGCTCGAATGGGCGCTGGTCGACGTCTTCGACGCGCCCGACGCGCCGCCGCTCGAGCGGTCGGCGCTCGCCTGCGTCTCCCCCGACGATTGGTCGGAGCTCCGCTTCGCGCTCGTCCCCGCGCACCGCCTTCTCGCGCTCGACTGGCCGGTGCAGGGCGTCGGCGACGCCGCCTCCGCGGGCGAGCCGATCCCGTCGCTCGAGCCTTGCGCGTCGAAGCTCCTGATCCATCGCCGCGACGAGCTCGTGTGGAAGCGCGCGCTCTCGGACACGGAGTTCTGCGCGCTGGAGCGGATCGAGGCGGGACGGGAATTCGGCTCCGTCTGCGCCGCGGTCGCCGAGCGGATCGGTGAAGACGCCGCCGCCGGCTTCACGCTTGCCTGTCTCGAAGTCTGGCTCGCCGAGGGCCTGATCGCCGGCTTGCAATCGGCGGGCTAGAGCTCGCGCCTGCGCAATCGCCGCAGCAGCGCGGCGAGCGGTGGAGTCAAGAGCGCGGCCGCGACGAGCGGCGCCAGGGAGTGCGCGATCAGCTGGTGGAGCGCGCTGTCGCTCGGGCAGGTCGTGTGCACCGCCGCCGCTCCGAGCGCGACTCCGCCGGTGAGCGCCAGAGCCGCGCCGAAGCTCGGCCGTCGCATCGCCGCGTAGACGATGAACCCGCACGCCAGAAGACTCGATGCGAGCCCCAGCTGCAGCGCGTGCGACATGCACGTGACACACGCAGCGAGGTCCGCGCCTCCGAAGCCGAGGTCGCCGCGCGCGAGTCCAGCGATCCCGCCCGCAATGGCAGTGACCACGCCGAACGCCGCCAGTCGCATGCCGAGCCGAAGCGTCGGCTCCCGGCCCGGAACCGCCGACGCGAGCGCCGCGCTGATGGCGCCGAACGCGACCAGCCCGAGGCCGAAGAGCGCGGCGAGATAGCTCGGGCTCGACCACGCCGGGTCCGTGCGGGGTCTGGGCTGCAGCCCGCCGAGCAGCCAGCCCGCGGCGACGATGAGAAGAAAGACCGCGAGCGCCGCGGCGGCCACCGCTCGGAGCGGCGGAATCGCGCGAACGGGTCGGAGATCCCGGACCAGCTCGCGGATGCGATCCTCGCTCGAGCTCGGGCTCATTCGCCTCTCCCCCGCAGCAGCGCCCGCAATGCCCGATAGCCGCGATGCGCGCGGACCTTCAGCGCGCCGGAGCTCACGCCCGCGCGGACCGCGGCCTCGGTGACCGAGAGCCCTTCGAGGTGGATCAGCTCGACCGCCTCGCGCTGCGCCTTCGGAATCGACGCGAGCGCCTGCTCGAGCTCCGGCGAGATGGCGTCGGCGAACGGGTCCGCGGGTTCCACCGCGGGCTCGGGAATCCCATCGATCTCCAAGCTCACCTCGCGCCGCGAGAGCCGCACCCGGGATCGGCCCCAGTCGCTGATCGCATTTCGTAGGACCGCGTGCAGCCAGGGCGTGAACGGGCGCTCAGCCCGATAGGTGTGCCGCGCGCGGTGAATCGAGACGAGCGCGTTCTGCACGATGTCCTCCCG
Coding sequences within it:
- a CDS encoding DUF692 domain-containing protein, with amino-acid sequence MIPATLKSASGAEYLGVGVGLRPTHYAEILADPSAKTLGIDFFEAISENYMVPGGRPPRVLESVRASFPLALHGVSLNIGSCDPLDVDYLGRLDALARRFEPAWLSDHLSWTGVNGQNLHDLLPLPLTESAVRHVVERVSRVQDRLGRRIALENISSYVAFSEDEMPEWEFLAQIASRADCGILLDVNNVFVSAHNHGLDAEKYLDSIPGERVFQIHLAGPSEAGPLLIDTHDHPVREEVWALYERVIRRIGPISTLIEWDDRIPELERVAAEAARAREVLTRAVAARRGVA
- a CDS encoding transposase, which produces MWLRSAGPLRRKRCTSRRGAEARDPFRSLRAATPSRRAARLRGDGRPVVHARERIRSLTRSARTHPPRPRGTVLAVATAVVLVASRAARRKQPAQYTRRTPEVTPLYAAVRDELETYLARAHDRERIVPRFVERELRAYLQCGLLRHGFVRARCADCGLDRLVAFSCKGRGFCPACVGRRMADTAAHLVDRVLPQAPVRQWVLSLPHSLRYRLAFDAELCSAALDVFIRSVFISLRRRARARFGVQARIARCGAVTFVQRFGDALNLNVHFHSLVLDGVYLREADGSAQFRTLAPPTDAEVERVAASIALRLIRLLELRGLLAGNPDETDPLARDGSTLGELYAASIRHRTATGPRAGRRVARVGDRIAADDLEPPRSKRCAMVNGVSLHANVAVPARDRKRLERLCRYVARPPVSTARLAAQPDGRLRYQLKRRWRDGTTHVVFEPGELLERLVALIPPPRAHQVRYHGVLAPAAAGRAGICCDRRLAEHSKTDSSRGQLAPGNDRAGNPIDTTSRSSARPSSRSGNSSHACGDRDSNGFVSAPNPRVPAPPRARRLSWSALMQRVFVRDVLECPSCRGRMRVIAAIEQPEIAAAILGSLGLASRAPPAVPARQAELLCDPDLELAGPADDFTEPPSD
- a CDS encoding DoxX family protein, giving the protein MESARIAAELERRLGWLPPTAARATVGWVFLESGWGKLHDLDGVVKFFAGLGIPAPQLQAPFVAGTELVGGALLLLGLATRLASPLLMGVMAVALLTALREQIHSLSDLFALSEFTYLVLLSGLAVFGAGPLSLDGWLYQRLAARDVPGAAIPCAPVGARIRRNDR
- a CDS encoding DUF1109 family protein, with the protein product MSPSSSEDRIRELVRDLRPVRAIPPLRAVAAAALAVFLLIVAAGWLLGGLQPRPRTDPAWSSPSYLAALFGLGLVAFGAISAALASAVPGREPTLRLGMRLAAFGVVTAIAGGIAGLARGDLGFGGADLAACVTCMSHALQLGLASSLLACGFIVYAAMRRPSFGAALALTGGVALGAAAVHTTCPSDSALHQLIAHSLAPLVAAALLTPPLAALLRRLRRREL
- a CDS encoding DUF2063 domain-containing protein — protein: MGRPDPGARTRRGRGRARERGPHARGRSASGRGVTRTLDLPRVQLDFARAIAASGAGSARDVVAGLRSDLGIPAAQRLHVYANAYFARIHEVLREDYAALHAAIGADAFHDLAKLYLIAHPSRSFTLRFAGARLPDFLRGPVAEPFSRRWPFSADLAALEWALVDVFDAPDAPPLERSALACVSPDDWSELRFALVPAHRLLALDWPVQGVGDAASAGEPIPSLEPCASKLLIHRRDELVWKRALSDTEFCALERIEAGREFGSVCAAVAERIGEDAAAGFTLACLEVWLAEGLIAGLQSAG
- a CDS encoding sigma-70 family RNA polymerase sigma factor; translated protein: MDGRRDVLDEREQSWRGWMVAAQSGDGEAYQRLLLELLPFARRLVASRVSDAAAREDIVQNALVSIHRARHTYRAERPFTPWLHAVLRNAISDWGRSRVRLSRREVSLEIDGIPEPAVEPADPFADAISPELEQALASIPKAQREAVELIHLEGLSVTEAAVRAGVSSGALKVRAHRGYRALRALLRGRGE